The following proteins are encoded in a genomic region of Choloepus didactylus isolate mChoDid1 chromosome Y, mChoDid1.pri, whole genome shotgun sequence:
- the LOC119523961 gene encoding integrator complex subunit 6-like encodes MAVMLKKKEGQGEPCPWGSFISMEDDDTKVTAISILGSMPSKSPIRPATAKIINDYIKYQLRKEVRKFGRKFEQIFILLEEVQGPPEVRKQFVEFTIKEAARFKRQVLIQELEKVLNKFPPSSQQT; translated from the exons ATGGCTGTGatgttaaagaaaaaggaaggacaaGGGGAACCGTGTCCTTGGGGCTCATTCATTTCAATGGAAGATG ATGACACAAAAGTCACAGCAATTTCTATTTTGGGATCCATGCCAAGCAAATCACCTATACGTCCTGCAACGGCAAAGATAATCAATGATTATATAAAATATCAATTAAGGAAGGAAGTTAGAAAGTTTGGTCGAA AGTTTGAACAAATCTTCATTTTGCTTGAAGAAGTGCAAGGACCTCCAGAAGTCAGGAAACAGTTTGTTGAATTTACCATCAAGGAAGCTGCCAG ATTTAAAAGACAAGTCTTAATTCAGGAACTTGAGAAGGTACTAAATAAATTCCCACCATCTTCTCAACAAACATAA